In one Silene latifolia isolate original U9 population chromosome 10, ASM4854445v1, whole genome shotgun sequence genomic region, the following are encoded:
- the LOC141605324 gene encoding uncharacterized protein LOC141605324, producing MVSFQTPFLELNQRKTTLESDTNSKKRKWDHDPKADHEDILPFKHWMNHKGSVPATASATTTTRYFSDIELHLETPLPSEWQRCLDIQSGEIHFYNTRTQKRTVRDPRETSEEQPTSPPRDCHMSLDLELNLPCGSRNHNSEETKPTFKNKSSLSPQREPTNLFKNLNNTIERNFFHNLKESKEDVVDSKEDGATEMVAAACMRCHMLVMLQKSSPTCPNCKFVHPPYHSPPDLFKPTLSLSC from the exons ATGGTCTCATTTCAAACACCTTTTCTTGAGTTAAACCAAAGAAAGACAACTCTCGAATCCGATACCAACTCGAAAAAAAGAAAATGGGATCATGATCCTAAAGCTGATCATGAGGACATCCTCCCTTTCAAACACTGGATGAATCACAAGGGTAGTGTTCCTGCCACCGCTTCCGCCACAACCACTACTAGATATTTTTCTGATATTGAACTTCATCTTGAGACACCGTTGCCATCTGAATGGCAAAGGTGCCTTGATATTCAG TCAGGAGAAATACACTTCTACAACACAAGAACACAAAAAAGAACAGTGAGAGATCCAAGGGAAACTTCAGAAGAGCAGCCAACTAGTCCTCCTCGGGATTGTCACATGAGTTTAGACCTTGAGCTTAACCTGCCTTGTGGGTCACGCAACCATAATTCAGAAGAAACAAAACCAACATTCAAGAACAAATCCAGCCTCTCACCTCAAAGGGAACCCACAAATTTATTCAAGAATCTCAACAATACAATTGAGAGGAATTTCTTCCATAACCTAAAAGAGTCGAAAGAAGACGTTGTTGACTCGAAAGAGGACGGGGCAACAGAGATGGTGGCCGCCGCCTGTATGCGGTGCCACATGCTGGTGATGCTTCAAAAATCTTCACCAACTTGTCCCAACTGCAAGTTTGTGCACCCACCTTACCATAGCCCGCCGGACCTGTTCAAGCCTACACTTAGCCTCTCTTGCTAA